From the genome of Haloterrigena sp. KLK7, one region includes:
- the dpsA gene encoding DNA starvation/stationary phase protection protein DpsA — MSSQETTVRQQAGTVDENALRLDQDKAEQIVEALNSELANSYVLYHQLKKHHWVVEGAEFLPLHEFLEEAYEHVEEGADEIAERAQALGGVPVSGPSNLEDRATVEFEGEDVYDVRTMFENDLEMYGEIIESMRGSIELAENLGDPATGELLREILVHLEEDGHHFEHYLEDDTLVLEEATH, encoded by the coding sequence ATGAGCTCCCAAGAGACGACCGTCCGTCAACAGGCCGGGACCGTCGACGAAAACGCGCTCCGGCTCGATCAGGACAAAGCCGAACAGATCGTCGAGGCACTGAACTCCGAACTGGCGAACTCGTACGTCCTCTACCACCAGTTGAAGAAACACCACTGGGTCGTCGAGGGCGCCGAGTTCCTCCCGCTCCACGAGTTCCTCGAGGAGGCCTACGAACACGTCGAGGAGGGCGCCGACGAGATCGCTGAGCGCGCCCAGGCACTGGGCGGCGTCCCCGTCTCCGGCCCGTCGAACCTCGAGGACCGCGCCACCGTCGAGTTCGAGGGCGAGGACGTCTACGACGTCCGCACGATGTTCGAGAACGACCTCGAGATGTACGGCGAGATCATCGAGTCGATGCGCGGCAGCATCGAACTCGCCGAGAACCTCGGCGACCCCGCCACCGGCGAGCTGCTGCGCGAGATCCTCGTCCACCTCGAGGAGGACGGCCACCACTTCGAACACTACCTCGAAGACGACACGCTCGTCCTCGAAGAGGCCACTCACTGA
- the dpsA gene encoding DNA starvation/stationary phase protection protein DpsA — MTSTPHLRRPDPSHVRQEWGTVTDNALRLERDAAEQLITALNSEISGLYILFNQVRKHYWLAEGAEWGPISGFLEDAADRLTEMTDDIAVRITALGGVPACGPMGIRQHAPISIEEAHHYDVRSSLERDLDGYATLAVQWREHIELADRLGDAATNELLRRHLKTLEADAHVLDRYLADDTLVLRDATG, encoded by the coding sequence ATGACGAGTACACCGCATCTCCGACGACCAGACCCGTCTCACGTCCGCCAAGAGTGGGGGACGGTAACCGACAACGCGCTCCGTCTCGAGCGGGACGCGGCTGAACAGTTGATCACGGCCTTGAACAGCGAGATATCGGGGCTGTACATCCTCTTCAATCAGGTGCGAAAGCACTACTGGCTCGCCGAGGGGGCCGAATGGGGACCGATCAGTGGCTTCCTCGAGGACGCCGCCGACCGGCTCACGGAGATGACCGACGACATCGCCGTTCGGATCACCGCGCTCGGCGGCGTTCCGGCCTGTGGGCCGATGGGGATCCGCCAACACGCGCCGATATCCATCGAAGAAGCCCATCACTACGACGTCCGCTCGTCGCTCGAGCGCGATCTCGACGGGTACGCGACGCTCGCGGTGCAGTGGCGCGAACATATCGAACTGGCGGACCGGCTCGGCGATGCGGCGACGAACGAACTCCTGCGCCGCCATCTGAAGACGCTCGAAGCGGACGCGCACGTCCTCGATCGATACCTCGCAGACGATACGCTCGTTCTGCGCGATGCGACCGGGTGA
- a CDS encoding NADH-quinone oxidoreductase subunit N, producing the protein MAIYQLPEWAALAPALILALTGLVLFLVDSISPRSTNRTLLAGTAAVGALASLAVAVWFTAAGVGTPTMDGGEGVIEIFDGQFVVDQLALYFTIIVAIVTALIVVASYDYLRDHTYQAEYYSLVVLAATGMATVAAANSLVTIFIALELTSLPSYALVAILKDNRGSVEAGLKYFLIGALSSAIFVYGISLVYGATGVLQLDSIATVIADGGADGFGGLLGLGILMLLGGIAFKTASVPFHFWAPEAYEGAPAPISAFLSSASKAAGFVIAFRVFNVAFPLEEIGGVIGFDWTVAFVVLAIVTMTLGNFAAATQENVKRMLAYSSIGHAGYALIGLAGLSADGGELVMGAALMHLLVYGFMNTGAFLFVALAEHWGVGRTFEDYNGLSTQAPVACGAMAVFLFSLAGIPPFGGFFSKYFLFTGALEAATANPAMLAVAAALVVNSALSLYYYSRLVKALWIEEPPATRERLGQPTGLYAAIVVAAVMTIVILPGFGPVAEAATGAAEALIN; encoded by the coding sequence ATGGCGATCTATCAACTGCCCGAGTGGGCCGCGCTGGCCCCGGCGCTGATCCTGGCGCTGACCGGACTGGTGTTGTTCCTCGTGGACAGCATCTCGCCGCGGTCGACGAACCGCACGCTGCTGGCCGGCACCGCCGCCGTCGGCGCGCTGGCCTCGCTGGCCGTCGCCGTCTGGTTCACCGCCGCCGGCGTCGGCACGCCGACCATGGACGGCGGCGAGGGCGTCATCGAGATCTTCGACGGCCAGTTCGTCGTCGATCAGCTGGCGCTGTACTTCACGATCATCGTCGCCATCGTGACGGCGCTGATCGTCGTCGCCAGCTACGACTACCTCCGCGATCACACCTACCAGGCCGAGTACTACTCGCTGGTCGTCCTCGCGGCGACCGGGATGGCGACGGTCGCGGCCGCCAACAGCCTCGTGACGATCTTCATCGCCCTCGAGCTGACGAGTCTTCCCTCGTACGCGCTCGTGGCGATCCTGAAGGACAACCGCGGCAGCGTCGAGGCGGGCCTGAAGTACTTCCTGATCGGCGCGCTCTCCTCGGCGATCTTCGTCTACGGGATCTCGCTGGTCTACGGCGCGACCGGCGTCCTCCAGCTGGACAGCATCGCAACGGTCATCGCCGACGGCGGCGCCGACGGCTTCGGCGGCCTGCTCGGACTGGGAATCCTCATGTTGCTCGGCGGGATCGCGTTCAAGACCGCCAGCGTGCCGTTCCACTTCTGGGCGCCCGAGGCCTACGAGGGCGCGCCCGCGCCGATCAGCGCGTTCCTCTCCTCGGCCTCGAAGGCCGCCGGCTTCGTGATCGCGTTCCGCGTGTTCAACGTGGCCTTCCCGCTCGAGGAGATCGGCGGCGTGATCGGCTTCGACTGGACGGTCGCCTTCGTCGTGCTCGCGATCGTCACCATGACGCTCGGGAACTTCGCGGCGGCGACCCAGGAGAACGTCAAGCGGATGCTCGCCTACTCGTCGATCGGCCACGCCGGCTACGCCCTGATCGGGCTGGCCGGCCTGTCGGCCGACGGCGGCGAACTCGTCATGGGCGCGGCGCTGATGCACCTGCTGGTCTACGGCTTCATGAACACGGGCGCGTTCTTGTTCGTCGCACTGGCCGAACACTGGGGCGTCGGCCGCACCTTCGAGGACTACAACGGCCTCTCGACGCAGGCGCCGGTCGCCTGCGGTGCGATGGCCGTCTTCCTCTTTAGCCTCGCGGGGATCCCGCCGTTCGGCGGCTTCTTCAGCAAGTACTTCCTGTTCACCGGCGCCCTCGAGGCGGCGACAGCGAATCCGGCAATGCTGGCCGTGGCCGCCGCGCTCGTGGTCAACAGCGCGCTCTCGCTGTACTACTACTCGCGGCTGGTCAAGGCGCTGTGGATCGAGGAGCCGCCGGCGACGCGCGAGCGGCTCGGACAACCGACGGGGCTCTACGCGGCGATCGTCGTCGCCGCCGTGATGACGATCGTCATCCTCCCCGGCTTCGGTCCGGTCGCCGAGGCCGCCACCGGCGCCGCGGAGGCCCTCATCAACTGA
- the acs gene encoding acetate--CoA ligase, giving the protein MSDDTGEPEVELEARLEEQETFEPPESFVEQANVSDPGIYEEFEENWPECWERAADLLSWDEAYDTVLEDGDAPFYEWFTGGELNAAYNCLDRHVEEGAKNRAAIKWEGELGETRTYTYGDLLNEVEAFAAALRDLGVEEDDVVTLYMPMIPELPIAMLACARIGAPHSVVFAGFSADALATRMNSADSEYLVTCDGYYRRGDALNHKEKADKGLRSVENDVQTVVVDRLGDELTHFLGADARDYDELVAEHEGASVEPVSRDAEDMLFLMYTSGTTGEPKGVKHTTGGYLAYTAWTSHAVLDVKPEDTYWCAADIGWITGHSYIVYGPLALGTTTMMYEGTPDYPEKDRLWDIIERNRVDTFYTAPTAIRSFMKWGTEYPERHDLSSLRLLGTVGEPINPRAWKWYYKHIGGEECPIVDTWWQTETGGMMITTLPAINEMKPGSAGPPLPGIDARVVDAAGEEISAGEAGYVTVNNPWPGMLRTLYDNDERFIEEYWTEYSDPDADEWVYFPEDGATVDDDGYVTVLGRVDDVINVSGHRLGTMEIESAIVGVPGVAEAAVVGGDHEIKGEAVYTYVILEDDAEPSEDMRERIVAAVEDDIGPIARPEEVLFTPELPKTRSGKIMRRLLEDIASGNDLGDTSTLRNPEIVDEIARQVSGADASDDATADADADADTDAAADADADTGADAAGESEGDD; this is encoded by the coding sequence ATGAGCGACGATACCGGTGAGCCGGAGGTCGAACTCGAGGCCCGCCTCGAGGAACAGGAGACGTTCGAACCGCCCGAGTCGTTCGTCGAGCAGGCGAACGTCTCGGATCCGGGGATCTACGAGGAGTTCGAGGAGAACTGGCCCGAGTGCTGGGAGCGAGCGGCCGACCTGCTGTCGTGGGACGAGGCGTACGATACCGTCCTCGAGGACGGCGACGCGCCCTTTTACGAGTGGTTCACGGGCGGAGAGCTGAACGCCGCCTACAACTGCCTCGACCGCCACGTCGAGGAGGGCGCCAAGAACCGCGCGGCGATCAAGTGGGAGGGCGAACTCGGCGAGACCCGGACCTACACGTACGGCGACCTGTTGAACGAGGTCGAGGCGTTCGCGGCCGCGCTCCGCGACCTCGGCGTCGAGGAGGACGACGTCGTTACGCTGTACATGCCGATGATTCCCGAACTGCCGATCGCGATGCTGGCCTGTGCCCGCATCGGCGCACCCCACAGCGTCGTCTTCGCCGGCTTCTCGGCCGACGCGCTGGCGACGCGAATGAACTCGGCCGACAGCGAGTACCTCGTCACCTGCGACGGTTACTACCGCCGCGGGGACGCCCTGAACCACAAGGAGAAGGCCGACAAGGGGCTCCGGAGCGTCGAGAACGACGTCCAGACGGTCGTTGTCGACCGACTCGGCGACGAGCTGACCCACTTCCTCGGCGCCGACGCCCGCGACTACGACGAACTCGTCGCCGAGCACGAGGGGGCGAGCGTCGAGCCGGTCTCGCGGGACGCCGAGGACATGCTGTTCCTGATGTACACCTCGGGGACGACCGGCGAGCCGAAGGGCGTCAAGCACACGACCGGCGGCTATCTCGCCTACACGGCGTGGACCTCCCACGCCGTGCTCGACGTCAAACCCGAGGACACCTACTGGTGTGCGGCCGATATCGGTTGGATCACCGGCCACTCCTACATCGTCTACGGCCCGCTCGCGCTGGGCACGACGACGATGATGTACGAGGGGACGCCCGACTATCCCGAGAAGGACCGCCTCTGGGACATCATCGAGCGGAACCGCGTCGACACCTTCTACACGGCGCCGACGGCGATCCGCTCGTTCATGAAGTGGGGGACCGAGTATCCCGAGCGACACGACCTCTCCTCGCTGCGCCTGCTCGGAACGGTCGGCGAACCGATCAACCCGCGGGCCTGGAAGTGGTACTACAAGCACATCGGCGGCGAGGAGTGTCCGATCGTCGACACCTGGTGGCAGACCGAGACCGGCGGGATGATGATCACGACGCTGCCCGCGATCAACGAGATGAAACCCGGTTCGGCGGGCCCGCCGCTTCCGGGCATCGACGCCCGCGTCGTCGACGCCGCCGGCGAGGAGATTTCGGCCGGCGAAGCCGGTTACGTCACGGTCAACAACCCGTGGCCGGGGATGCTCCGGACGCTGTACGACAACGACGAGCGGTTCATCGAGGAGTACTGGACCGAGTACTCCGACCCCGATGCCGACGAATGGGTCTACTTCCCGGAAGACGGCGCAACGGTCGACGACGACGGCTACGTGACCGTCCTCGGTCGGGTCGACGACGTGATCAACGTCTCCGGTCACCGGCTTGGCACGATGGAGATCGAGTCGGCGATCGTCGGCGTCCCCGGCGTCGCCGAGGCCGCCGTCGTCGGCGGCGACCACGAGATCAAGGGCGAGGCCGTCTACACCTACGTCATCCTCGAGGACGACGCCGAACCGAGCGAGGACATGCGCGAGCGGATCGTCGCGGCCGTCGAGGACGACATCGGCCCCATCGCTCGCCCCGAGGAGGTCCTGTTCACGCCGGAACTCCCCAAGACGCGCTCGGGCAAGATCATGCGCCGCCTGCTCGAGGACATCGCCAGCGGCAACGACCTCGGCGATACCTCGACGCTTCGAAACCCCGAGATCGTCGACGAGATCGCTCGACAGGTCAGCGGGGCGGACGCCTCGGACGACGCCACTGCCGATGCGGATGCGGACGCCGATACTGACGCTGCTGCTGACGCCGACGCTGACACCGGCGCAGACGCTGCCGGCGAATCGGAAGGCGACGACTGA
- the dpsA gene encoding DNA starvation/stationary phase protection protein DpsA, with protein sequence MAQKQGRLVREPETGERRQEWGTIAANALRIDPADAEVIVDALSVDHAGSFNLFYLLRKHYWTAAGAEHGEVADFLEDAYKRVREVNDELAIRIVELGGIPPNTPPTLQERADVHLEAEDLYDLRTSLDGDLEGYATLIVSMRDHIALAEERGDPGTAELLRDRLEDLEEDAHVIEQLLEADTLVRAEVLQER encoded by the coding sequence ATGGCACAGAAACAAGGGCGACTCGTTCGGGAGCCCGAGACGGGCGAGCGCCGTCAGGAGTGGGGCACCATCGCGGCAAACGCGCTCCGGATCGACCCCGCCGACGCCGAGGTGATCGTCGACGCCTTGAGCGTCGACCACGCGGGATCGTTCAACCTGTTCTACCTGCTTCGCAAGCATTACTGGACCGCTGCAGGCGCCGAACACGGGGAAGTCGCTGACTTCCTCGAGGACGCCTACAAACGCGTGCGCGAGGTCAACGACGAGCTCGCGATTCGGATCGTCGAACTCGGGGGGATTCCGCCGAACACGCCGCCGACGCTTCAGGAACGGGCCGACGTCCACCTCGAGGCCGAGGACCTCTACGACCTTCGGACCTCCCTGGACGGTGATCTCGAGGGGTACGCGACCCTGATCGTCAGTATGCGCGACCACATCGCTCTCGCGGAAGAACGAGGCGATCCGGGCACGGCCGAACTGCTCCGCGACCGCCTCGAAGACCTCGAAGAGGACGCCCACGTCATCGAGCAGTTACTCGAAGCCGACACGCTCGTTCGAGCGGAGGTGCTGCAGGAACGATGA
- a CDS encoding methylmalonyl-CoA mutase family protein, giving the protein MYDEEDLESIREAADEWERETLEPALDAHGERKDRFATVSNLEVDRLYTPEDVADLDYLEELGFPGEEPYTRGPYPTMYRGRTWTMRQFAGFGTAEETNERFHYLIDEGQTGLSTAFDMPSLMGLDSDDPMSEGEIGREGVAVDTLRDMEILFDGIDLEEISTSFTINPSAPVIYAMYVALADQRGVPRENLRGTLQNDMFKEFIAQKEWVIPPKPSLDLVTDVVEFSTRETPKFHPISVSGYHIREAGSTAVQELAFTLADGFAYVEDAMERGLAVDEFAPRLSYFFNCHNSFFEEIAKYRAARRIYARVMDDWYDAEADESKRLKFHTQTAGQSLTAQQPLNNVVRVTIQALAGVLGGTQSLHTNSFDEALALPSEKAVRVALRTQQIIAEESGAADIVDPMGGSFAVEALTDETEQRAMRYIEEIREMGDGSVRDGVLKGIEDGYFLREIQDASYEYQERVERGEEVVVGVNKYTLEEDTSPDTLQIDETTAERQLARLEDVKADRDDAAVEAALEDLREASERGENTIPYIVDAVKAYATMGEIMQVFEDQHGAYSEEIGLA; this is encoded by the coding sequence ATGTACGACGAGGAGGACCTCGAGTCGATCCGCGAGGCCGCCGACGAGTGGGAACGGGAGACGCTCGAGCCGGCCCTCGACGCCCACGGTGAGCGCAAGGACCGGTTCGCGACCGTCTCGAACCTCGAGGTCGACCGGCTCTACACGCCCGAGGACGTCGCCGACCTCGACTACCTCGAGGAGCTCGGCTTTCCCGGCGAGGAACCGTACACCCGCGGGCCGTACCCGACGATGTACCGCGGACGGACGTGGACGATGCGCCAGTTCGCGGGCTTCGGGACGGCAGAGGAGACTAACGAGCGCTTTCACTACCTGATCGACGAGGGCCAGACCGGGCTCTCCACCGCCTTCGACATGCCGTCGCTGATGGGACTCGACTCGGACGACCCGATGAGCGAGGGCGAGATCGGCCGGGAGGGCGTCGCGGTCGACACGCTCCGGGACATGGAGATCCTCTTCGACGGGATCGATCTCGAGGAGATCTCGACCTCGTTTACGATCAACCCCTCCGCGCCGGTGATCTACGCGATGTACGTCGCGCTGGCCGATCAGCGAGGCGTTCCGCGCGAGAACCTCCGCGGCACCCTCCAGAACGACATGTTCAAGGAGTTCATCGCCCAGAAGGAGTGGGTGATCCCCCCGAAGCCCTCGCTGGATCTCGTCACGGACGTCGTCGAGTTCAGCACCCGGGAGACGCCGAAGTTCCACCCCATCTCGGTCTCGGGCTATCACATCCGCGAGGCGGGGTCGACCGCCGTCCAGGAACTGGCGTTCACCCTCGCGGACGGCTTCGCCTACGTCGAGGACGCGATGGAGCGGGGCCTCGCGGTCGACGAGTTCGCGCCCCGACTCTCCTACTTCTTCAACTGCCACAACTCCTTCTTCGAGGAGATCGCGAAGTACCGGGCCGCCCGCCGGATCTACGCCCGCGTGATGGACGACTGGTACGACGCCGAGGCCGACGAGTCAAAGCGGCTCAAGTTCCACACCCAGACCGCGGGCCAGTCGCTGACCGCCCAGCAGCCGCTGAACAACGTCGTCCGGGTGACGATCCAGGCGCTGGCCGGCGTCCTCGGCGGCACGCAGTCGCTGCACACCAACAGCTTCGACGAGGCGCTGGCTCTGCCCTCCGAGAAGGCGGTCCGGGTCGCCCTGCGCACCCAGCAGATCATCGCCGAGGAGTCCGGCGCGGCGGACATCGTCGACCCGATGGGCGGCAGTTTCGCCGTCGAGGCGCTCACCGACGAGACCGAGCAACGCGCCATGCGGTATATCGAGGAGATCCGCGAGATGGGCGACGGCTCCGTTCGGGACGGCGTCCTGAAGGGCATCGAGGACGGCTACTTCCTCCGGGAGATCCAGGACGCCTCCTACGAGTACCAGGAGCGCGTCGAGCGCGGCGAGGAGGTCGTCGTCGGCGTCAATAAGTACACCCTCGAGGAGGACACCAGCCCCGACACCCTCCAGATCGACGAGACGACCGCCGAGCGCCAGCTGGCGCGTCTGGAAGACGTCAAGGCCGATCGCGACGACGCGGCCGTCGAAGCGGCCCTCGAGGACCTCCGCGAGGCGAGCGAGCGCGGGGAAAACACGATCCCGTACATCGTCGACGCGGTGAAGGCGTACGCGACGATGGGCGAGATCATGCAGGTGTTCGAGGACCAGCACGGCGCCTATAGCGAAGAAATCGGATTAGCGTGA
- a CDS encoding DHH family phosphoesterase, which produces MVFRLVLGCGTVGRQVVERFPERDARTGDRLLVVTDDESVVETLRDESLPARRADPTDPSVIANLETPDVIFVAGDRTDRNRLALVEARERFPTSSIVAYMGGNATEADRTRFEELADCVVDAKQSMVEHILEGTVSPSAGAAIGLRQRLSTIDGRLAVVMHDNPDPDAIASAVALVDIAAEMDVAADACYFGEISHQENRAMVNLLDLDLRNLSPSDSLEEYAAYALVDHSRPGVNDQLPEELHIDIVIDHHPPRGPVPGEFVDLREGAGATSTVLTEYLDRFSLDPRWETATALLYGIRIDTNDFTREVSPADFNAASLLWPHADTSMLEQIEQPTIEGETLETIARAIKNRIQQDSVAVASVGEITNRDALPQAAEQLLSMEGVETTLVFGFRDEMVFLSARSRAADVDLGETVRDAFDRIGSAGGHADMAGAQLELGILGNADDADEVESIVSVVEEVITNRFLEAIDTGPGTSVGAYTQTSERLFSVDDESESPSRDRTAADESGESV; this is translated from the coding sequence ATGGTTTTCCGGCTCGTGCTCGGCTGTGGGACGGTCGGCCGTCAGGTCGTCGAACGGTTCCCCGAGCGCGACGCACGCACCGGCGATCGCCTGCTCGTCGTCACCGACGACGAGAGCGTCGTCGAAACGCTTCGCGACGAGAGCCTCCCGGCGCGGCGGGCCGACCCGACCGATCCGTCGGTGATCGCGAACCTCGAGACGCCGGACGTGATCTTCGTCGCCGGCGATCGGACCGACCGGAACCGGCTCGCGCTCGTTGAGGCCCGGGAGCGGTTTCCGACGAGTTCGATCGTCGCCTACATGGGCGGAAACGCGACCGAAGCGGACCGAACGCGGTTCGAGGAACTCGCGGATTGCGTCGTCGACGCCAAGCAGTCGATGGTCGAGCACATCCTCGAGGGGACCGTGAGCCCGTCGGCCGGCGCCGCGATCGGGCTCCGGCAACGGCTGTCGACGATCGACGGCCGACTGGCGGTCGTCATGCACGACAACCCCGATCCGGACGCGATCGCCAGTGCCGTCGCGCTGGTCGATATCGCTGCGGAGATGGACGTCGCGGCCGACGCCTGTTACTTCGGCGAGATCTCTCACCAGGAGAACCGCGCGATGGTCAACCTGCTCGATCTCGATCTGCGGAACCTCTCGCCGTCCGACTCCCTCGAGGAGTACGCGGCGTACGCGCTGGTCGATCACTCCCGGCCCGGCGTCAACGACCAACTGCCCGAGGAGCTCCACATCGACATCGTCATCGACCACCATCCGCCCCGCGGCCCGGTGCCCGGCGAGTTCGTCGATCTGCGCGAAGGGGCCGGAGCGACCAGTACGGTGTTGACGGAGTACCTCGACCGGTTCAGCCTCGATCCCCGATGGGAGACGGCGACGGCGCTGCTGTACGGGATCCGGATCGACACGAACGACTTCACCCGCGAGGTCTCTCCGGCGGACTTCAACGCCGCCTCGCTGCTGTGGCCCCACGCCGATACGTCGATGCTCGAGCAGATCGAGCAGCCGACGATCGAAGGGGAGACCTTAGAGACGATCGCCCGGGCGATCAAGAACCGCATTCAGCAGGACTCGGTCGCCGTCGCGAGCGTCGGCGAGATCACCAACCGCGACGCCCTCCCGCAGGCGGCCGAGCAGCTACTGTCGATGGAGGGCGTCGAAACGACGCTCGTCTTCGGCTTTCGAGACGAGATGGTCTTCCTCTCCGCGCGCTCGCGGGCGGCCGACGTCGACTTAGGCGAGACGGTCCGGGACGCGTTCGATCGGATCGGCAGCGCCGGCGGCCACGCCGACATGGCCGGCGCCCAGCTCGAGCTCGGCATCCTCGGCAACGCCGACGACGCCGACGAGGTCGAGTCGATCGTCAGCGTCGTCGAGGAGGTCATCACGAACCGATTCCTCGAGGCGATCGACACCGGTCCGGGGACGTCCGTCGGGGCGTACACCCAGACCAGCGAACGGCTGTTCTCGGTCGACGACGAGTCGGAGTCCCCGTCCCGGGACCGGACGGCGGCCGACGAGAGCGGGGAGTCCGTCTAG
- a CDS encoding DUF6684 family protein — MSRPAFDAEVTLDLAVNLIPLAIMVFFVALFAIFNPWGIEPLQSTIQFAILLSMIATLGFVTYYAARVIEGDDRTRHESTTSERERN; from the coding sequence ATGAGCCGACCCGCATTCGACGCCGAAGTCACGCTCGATCTCGCGGTCAACCTGATCCCCCTCGCGATTATGGTGTTCTTCGTCGCCCTCTTCGCGATATTCAACCCGTGGGGGATCGAACCGTTGCAGTCGACGATCCAGTTCGCGATCCTGCTGTCGATGATCGCGACCCTCGGCTTCGTCACCTACTACGCGGCGCGCGTGATCGAAGGGGACGACCGCACGCGCCACGAGTCGACGACGAGCGAGCGAGAGCGGAACTGA
- a CDS encoding CBS domain-containing protein, with translation MEVVSDRSKPRVKEYMTRDVATVAPDETVGDVATRIAESDEHSGFPVCERRRVEGFISARDLLLADDDDPIFKVMATDLLVAHPDMKVTDAARVILRSGIQKLPVVDDAGNLVGIISNADVIRSQIERATPEKVGKLVRTLEEIHDTELEQERRTVALRELTPTQGRVYADELEGRRYELEHGLAEPLVVIDNDGTLLLADGHHRVLAADRLGIDEMDAYVIVVDRTIELGMAKTAEKENLERIDDIEVVDYAHHPLVQTTERLQSND, from the coding sequence ATGGAGGTCGTGTCGGACCGGAGCAAGCCTCGGGTCAAGGAGTACATGACGCGCGACGTCGCGACGGTCGCCCCCGACGAAACCGTCGGCGACGTCGCCACGCGGATCGCCGAGAGCGACGAACACAGCGGATTCCCCGTCTGCGAACGGCGCCGCGTGGAGGGCTTTATCAGCGCCCGCGACCTGTTGCTGGCCGACGACGACGATCCGATTTTCAAGGTGATGGCCACCGATCTGCTCGTGGCCCACCCGGACATGAAGGTGACCGACGCCGCCCGCGTCATCCTCCGGTCGGGCATCCAGAAACTCCCCGTCGTCGACGACGCCGGCAATCTCGTGGGGATCATCTCCAACGCCGACGTCATCCGCAGCCAGATCGAGCGCGCCACGCCCGAGAAGGTGGGGAAACTCGTCCGGACCTTAGAGGAGATCCACGACACCGAACTCGAGCAGGAACGCCGAACCGTCGCACTGCGGGAGCTGACACCCACGCAGGGCCGGGTCTACGCCGACGAACTCGAGGGCCGACGGTACGAACTCGAGCACGGGCTGGCCGAGCCGCTGGTGGTCATCGACAACGACGGCACGCTCCTGCTGGCCGACGGCCACCACCGCGTGCTCGCGGCCGATCGGCTGGGAATCGACGAGATGGACGCCTACGTCATCGTCGTCGATCGCACGATCGAACTCGGGATGGCCAAGACCGCGGAGAAAGAGAACCTAGAGCGGATCGACGACATCGAGGTCGTCGACTACGCGCATCACCCGCTCGTCCAGACGACCGAACGGTTGCAGTCCAACGACTGA